The Sulfitobacter donghicola DSW-25 = KCTC 12864 = JCM 14565 genome has a segment encoding these proteins:
- the flgK gene encoding flagellar hook-associated protein FlgK, protein MSISSAMNAAISGLRATALGSEVVSTNISNALTPSYGARQLDLASMSNGTAGVSINGISRRMDEGIVSDLRAADAAMQNSQSAVDFFTQVEDIVGLAGDEYGLNGRLAAFEESLIDAASRPDVSERLSAAVSSASRLAEGISDASAEIQEMRTRADTMIAQDVATLNSSLEQVRQLNVQIASTGSAGTSDPTLFDQRQEILDTIGSIVPINVVPKENGAVTIYSEGGAILLDLSAAEFGFDKRNLVTEHQTLEAGTLSGLTMNGQDIKTSALGGGSLSGYFDVRDDFGVEAQTKLDVIARDLVERFQDPSLDSTLNVGDAGLFTDAGAAFDPANEVGLSRRLTLNQAVDPDAGGETWRLRDGLGASTVGAVGDASLLNSYSDSIEASRVPSSSGLGTVSVGFADLIATFSGELATSRSVAEQDLSFTSARHTELTEVQLSQGVDTDQELQNLLVLEQAYAANARVIQAASEMLDTLMGL, encoded by the coding sequence ATGTCGATTTCCAGCGCAATGAACGCGGCTATCAGTGGGTTACGTGCTACGGCACTTGGCTCCGAGGTTGTTTCAACAAACATCTCGAATGCTCTGACCCCCTCATATGGAGCACGCCAGCTAGATTTGGCATCAATGTCAAACGGAACCGCCGGTGTTTCGATCAATGGCATCAGCCGACGGATGGACGAGGGTATTGTCTCGGATCTTCGAGCTGCAGATGCGGCGATGCAAAACTCGCAGTCCGCTGTGGATTTTTTTACGCAGGTGGAAGACATTGTTGGCTTGGCTGGAGATGAATACGGGCTAAACGGCCGTCTTGCCGCCTTTGAGGAAAGCCTAATAGATGCGGCAAGCCGCCCGGATGTCAGTGAACGGCTTTCCGCCGCAGTGAGTAGTGCCAGCCGCCTTGCCGAAGGCATTAGCGATGCTTCCGCTGAAATCCAAGAAATGCGAACTCGCGCGGATACAATGATCGCTCAAGATGTTGCAACGTTGAATAGCTCCTTGGAGCAGGTCCGGCAGCTAAATGTTCAGATTGCTTCGACAGGTTCTGCGGGAACAAGCGATCCAACTCTTTTCGACCAACGGCAAGAGATCTTGGACACCATCGGCTCGATAGTTCCGATCAATGTTGTCCCCAAAGAAAACGGAGCAGTAACCATTTACTCCGAAGGTGGCGCGATCCTGCTGGATCTGTCCGCTGCTGAATTCGGGTTCGATAAACGCAATCTCGTAACGGAACATCAGACATTAGAAGCTGGCACTTTATCCGGCCTGACCATGAATGGGCAGGACATCAAAACATCTGCATTGGGCGGCGGAAGCCTAAGCGGGTATTTCGATGTTCGGGATGATTTTGGTGTTGAGGCGCAAACCAAGCTAGATGTCATTGCCAGAGATCTGGTCGAGAGATTTCAGGATCCTAGCCTCGACAGCACTTTGAATGTTGGTGATGCAGGCCTATTTACCGATGCTGGTGCAGCCTTCGACCCAGCAAATGAAGTAGGGTTGAGCCGCCGCTTAACACTTAACCAAGCCGTTGATCCCGATGCGGGGGGAGAAACTTGGCGATTACGGGACGGCCTTGGTGCATCAACGGTCGGCGCCGTTGGTGACGCTAGTCTATTGAACAGCTATAGCGATTCCATTGAAGCCTCACGCGTCCCTTCCTCTAGTGGTTTGGGCACGGTGTCAGTCGGTTTTGCCGACTTAATCGCAACCTTCTCTGGCGAACTGGCAACAAGCAGAAGCGTTGCGGAACAGGACCTTTCGTTCACGTCCGCACGACATACTGAACTGACAGAAGTTCAGCTATCACAGGGCGTTGATACTGACCAAGAACTGCAAAACCTGCTTGTTCTAGAGCAAGCATATGCGGCCAATGCCCGTGTAATTCAGGCCGCCAGCGAAATGCTAGATACGTTAATGGGGTTATAA
- a CDS encoding flagellin: MTISSLGDLSQSYMVQSRSTALKQDIQRLTTELASGNLVDVREAIGGNTAYINDLERNLTKLDGYDLTTVEAGQLTGGAQVALEQIGSLATSFRDSLLTANNSGTSEVPESLIAEANANLDGVIAAMNTEIGGRSIFAGTATNSAAITSSEDLLAALTTAVSGASSVDDMLVLAEAWFDDPAGFESTAYLGSDQYLSPIPLSERNEARLDVRADDPVFRDTLRNIALVAISNDPSLALTPSQQGDLIQKSIGQAFTNSDAIIDIQAEVGVTESQIERVSVSNSAERTSLELARSNLLSADPFEAATELEQVQFQLQSLFTITSRMSQLSLVNFL; encoded by the coding sequence ATGACTATTAGTTCACTCGGCGATCTCTCTCAAAGTTATATGGTGCAATCGCGCAGTACTGCTCTCAAACAAGATATTCAGCGCCTCACAACCGAACTTGCTTCTGGCAACCTTGTCGATGTTCGTGAGGCCATTGGTGGGAACACTGCTTATATTAATGACCTTGAACGTAACCTGACCAAATTGGATGGATACGATCTAACAACAGTTGAGGCCGGGCAACTCACCGGCGGTGCACAAGTCGCTCTGGAACAGATCGGCAGTTTGGCAACCTCATTTCGCGACTCGTTGTTGACTGCAAACAACTCTGGAACTTCCGAAGTCCCGGAGAGCCTCATCGCAGAAGCGAACGCCAACCTTGACGGGGTGATTGCTGCGATGAACACAGAAATTGGCGGTCGAAGCATCTTTGCAGGAACAGCAACGAACTCTGCGGCAATAACATCTTCCGAAGACTTGCTTGCGGCTTTGACGACAGCCGTTTCAGGCGCAAGCAGTGTTGATGACATGCTGGTCTTGGCGGAAGCGTGGTTCGACGATCCGGCCGGCTTTGAGAGCACTGCTTATCTTGGTTCGGATCAGTATCTTTCTCCCATCCCGCTTTCCGAGCGGAATGAGGCCAGATTAGATGTACGTGCGGATGATCCGGTTTTCCGCGACACCCTACGAAATATAGCATTGGTAGCGATTTCAAATGATCCGTCCTTGGCCCTTACGCCATCCCAACAGGGCGATCTTATTCAAAAATCCATTGGGCAGGCTTTTACAAACAGTGACGCGATCATCGACATTCAAGCAGAAGTCGGCGTAACGGAAAGCCAAATCGAAAGAGTATCAGTGAGTAACAGCGCCGAACGCACCAGCTTGGAATTAGCCCGTAGTAACCTTCTTTCTGCCGATCCTTTTGAAGCCGCCACAGAACTGGAGCAAGTCCAATTTCAATTGCAAAGCCTATTCACGATCACCTCACGTATGTCACAGCTTTCTTTGGTGAATTTCCTATGA
- a CDS encoding flagellar basal body P-ring protein FlgI, with translation MASSSVASPVRLKDLVNFDGVRGNDLVGYGLVVGLDGSGDGLRNAPFTEDIMTNILERLGVNVTGEQFRPKNVAAVLVTATLPPFARAGGQIDVTVSAIGDAKSLLGGTLIMTPLNAADGDIYAVAQGTIIAGGATAEGDGGQVTQGVPTSGTIPSGARVEREIEFQLSSLNDLRLALREADFTTAGRIERAINKDFGRSVALMLDSGTVMLNVPATKMRSVAHILGRIENIEVEPERKARVVVDQRSGTIVMGEDVRISRVAVSQGNLTLRIQEEPLVAQPNPFAEGTTVVVPRTRAAIEEEPGIGLAEIPTGASLSQVIAGLNALGVSPRDMIDILKSVKAAGALHAEFIVR, from the coding sequence ATGGCCAGCTCATCTGTCGCTAGTCCGGTACGTCTAAAAGATCTTGTGAATTTTGACGGTGTCCGAGGGAACGATCTGGTTGGATATGGGTTGGTAGTGGGGCTGGATGGTTCCGGCGATGGTCTGCGAAATGCACCATTCACCGAAGATATCATGACCAATATTTTGGAACGCCTAGGTGTAAATGTAACGGGCGAACAATTCAGGCCCAAAAATGTTGCGGCCGTTTTGGTGACCGCAACCCTCCCCCCATTTGCCCGTGCCGGTGGCCAGATAGACGTAACAGTATCTGCAATTGGCGATGCAAAAAGCCTTTTGGGCGGTACGCTAATCATGACTCCCTTGAACGCAGCCGATGGCGACATTTATGCAGTTGCTCAGGGTACAATAATTGCGGGCGGCGCGACGGCCGAAGGTGATGGTGGACAGGTAACACAAGGTGTGCCTACTTCGGGAACCATACCATCCGGAGCAAGAGTAGAGCGAGAAATAGAATTTCAACTCAGCTCCTTAAACGATCTTCGTCTTGCTTTGCGAGAAGCGGATTTTACAACTGCGGGCCGAATCGAGCGCGCAATTAACAAAGATTTTGGGCGCAGTGTTGCTCTCATGCTTGATAGTGGCACTGTAATGTTGAACGTTCCCGCGACCAAAATGCGTTCTGTAGCACATATTTTGGGACGGATTGAAAATATCGAAGTAGAGCCAGAACGAAAAGCCAGAGTCGTCGTAGACCAACGCTCGGGAACTATCGTTATGGGTGAAGATGTTCGTATTTCCAGAGTAGCAGTAAGTCAGGGCAACCTAACACTGCGCATTCAAGAAGAACCTTTAGTCGCGCAGCCAAATCCATTCGCCGAAGGGACGACAGTCGTTGTTCCGCGCACACGAGCCGCTATCGAAGAAGAACCTGGCATCGGGCTGGCAGAAATTCCAACGGGAGCCTCCCTTTCTCAAGTGATTGCTGGTCTAAATGCATTAGGGGTTTCCCCACGAGACATGATCGACATTCT